Proteins encoded by one window of Halosolutus gelatinilyticus:
- a CDS encoding GMC family oxidoreductase N-terminal domain-containing protein: protein MSIMYDYLIVGGGSAGCVLAHRLTESEDVDVLLLEAGEPAGDKDMVKDPTRVWDVMGSELDWKFETEPQPGMNGRTIDWPRGKALGGSSVINGMAYVRGHPYDYDNWADMGNSDWSYDDLLPYFKKSETLNADGDTDFHGNDGPLSVSRGMPSDFSKTLVEAGTEAGLEGNMDFNGAQQEGIGYYHTTTKDGHRHSAAAAFIKPILDRSNLHVETSAHVTRITFDGDRAAGVVYEQNDERHEAKVTDTGEVILSAGAIQSPQLLMLSGIGPAEHLEEHGIDVKRDLPGVGRNLQDHLRVPVVFESSKQIDSAPEPIEAEDGDQRGTRYDRVLVGAFERSDPSLPAPDLQYGLSPGSEENPQAGFSIMVLPLNPVARGRVMLRSNDPYDDPKLDPEYMVDEKDVDDFIRGIRRARRIGTTDTLSEYREREIKPGEDVQSDEGIAEYIRNNAVSGYHPTCTCKMGTDKLSVVDSDLRLRGIGGLRVVDASVMPQVPRGNTNAPTIAIAEKGADLIKNG from the coding sequence ATGTCTATCATGTACGACTACCTGATCGTCGGTGGCGGGAGTGCAGGGTGTGTGCTTGCCCACCGATTAACCGAATCCGAAGACGTCGACGTACTACTGCTTGAAGCAGGCGAACCAGCGGGAGACAAGGATATGGTGAAAGATCCTACTCGAGTGTGGGATGTCATGGGCTCCGAACTCGATTGGAAGTTCGAGACGGAACCTCAGCCGGGGATGAACGGTCGAACCATCGACTGGCCGCGGGGTAAAGCGCTCGGCGGCTCGAGCGTGATCAACGGGATGGCGTATGTCCGCGGCCACCCCTACGATTACGACAATTGGGCTGACATGGGGAACAGCGACTGGAGTTACGATGACCTGCTTCCATACTTCAAGAAGTCCGAAACCCTGAACGCCGACGGGGACACGGACTTTCACGGCAACGACGGTCCGCTGAGCGTGTCCCGTGGGATGCCTAGCGACTTCTCGAAGACGCTCGTCGAGGCCGGGACGGAAGCTGGATTGGAGGGTAACATGGACTTCAACGGTGCGCAGCAGGAAGGAATCGGCTACTATCACACCACGACCAAAGACGGCCACCGTCACAGCGCCGCGGCGGCGTTCATTAAGCCGATTCTCGATCGATCGAACCTCCACGTTGAGACGAGTGCGCACGTCACCAGAATCACGTTTGACGGCGATCGAGCAGCGGGTGTGGTGTACGAGCAGAACGATGAGAGACACGAGGCGAAGGTAACCGACACCGGTGAGGTGATCCTCTCTGCAGGAGCGATTCAGTCTCCACAGTTGCTCATGCTTTCGGGTATCGGCCCAGCCGAACACCTCGAGGAGCACGGCATCGACGTGAAACGCGATCTCCCCGGCGTCGGCCGCAACTTGCAGGATCACCTCCGCGTGCCAGTCGTCTTCGAAAGTTCAAAACAGATCGACTCGGCACCGGAACCAATCGAGGCGGAGGACGGTGACCAACGCGGAACCCGATATGACCGCGTTCTGGTTGGCGCGTTTGAACGGTCCGATCCCTCTTTGCCCGCGCCAGATCTCCAGTACGGGCTTTCACCTGGATCGGAAGAGAATCCGCAGGCAGGGTTTTCGATTATGGTCCTCCCGCTTAATCCGGTCGCTCGCGGGCGCGTTATGCTCCGATCGAACGACCCGTACGACGACCCCAAACTCGATCCCGAATACATGGTCGACGAAAAAGACGTCGACGACTTCATCAGGGGAATCCGTCGAGCACGGCGCATCGGAACGACGGACACCCTCTCGGAGTACCGGGAACGAGAGATAAAACCCGGTGAGGATGTCCAAAGCGACGAGGGAATCGCGGAGTACATTCGAAACAACGCCGTGTCAGGGTATCATCCGACCTGTACGTGTAAGATGGGAACCGACAAACTGTCCGTCGTCGACAGCGATCTACGTTTACGCGGCATCGGCGGTCTTCGAGTCGTCGACGCGTCGGTGATGCCACAGGTTCCGAGAGGAAACACGAACGCGCCGACGATCGCTATCGCCGAGAAGGGCGCGGATCTCATCAAGAACGGATGA
- a CDS encoding UGSC family (seleno)protein translates to MGLITPSSTGNDTEQKPLVPRVDSLEGKHIGLYDNGKPAAEPLLTAVQEKLAEQYPDATFEWYHVEHLNQIKNDDEQKRVVDWAENVDTAIGAIGDCGSCTKFLAWGIELVEDAGTPGVGLIDEGFELDYQSNAIERGRPLRYKKTPVRCETTDLDRVREEVSEEVVDGIVEEVTRSLNDKERAEQAAQ, encoded by the coding sequence ATGGGACTCATAACACCCTCTTCGACGGGTAATGATACCGAGCAGAAACCGCTTGTCCCTCGAGTCGACTCCCTCGAAGGAAAACATATTGGACTGTACGACAACGGGAAGCCGGCTGCCGAACCGCTACTGACTGCCGTCCAGGAGAAACTCGCAGAGCAGTATCCTGACGCGACGTTCGAATGGTACCACGTTGAACACCTAAACCAGATCAAAAACGATGACGAACAGAAGCGCGTCGTCGACTGGGCTGAAAACGTTGACACCGCCATCGGCGCGATCGGCGATTGCGGCTCTTGTACCAAGTTCCTCGCATGGGGTATCGAACTCGTTGAGGATGCCGGCACACCAGGCGTGGGTCTAATCGACGAAGGGTTCGAGCTCGACTACCAGTCGAATGCCATCGAGCGCGGCCGTCCGCTTCGGTACAAGAAGACGCCCGTCCGATGCGAGACGACGGATCTCGATCGGGTTCGCGAGGAAGTAAGTGAAGAAGTTGTGGACGGAATCGTCGAGGAGGTCACGCGGTCGCTGAACGACAAAGAACGCGCAGAGCAAGCAGCGCAGTGA
- a CDS encoding zinc-binding dehydrogenase → MRAALFYGIEDMKVENIDEPTPNAGEILVDIAACGICGSDLHFYTEGLHGNAELPVTLGHEVGGTVIETGEDVDIEVGTDVVLSPHTPCMECWYCEDGLYNLCTNLNATSARPGGYAEKAVENADNAIVLPEGVSPEDAAIAQPVSVGLHAVRESPLGIGDSAMVVGAGPIGLGVIQFAKSAGAGPIYVSEPQESRREVAREFGADVVIDPTDEDPVERVREQTGTGVDVAFEAVGHQTTLNQAIESTRANGHTTVIGVFSDEVEISPQSLVGHQRSVSGSTSHQLGPRVTKEYNAVLRQLETGKLDADQYVTSRIDLEDVVDRGFETLLSEDSKERKILVCP, encoded by the coding sequence ATGAGAGCTGCACTCTTCTACGGTATAGAAGATATGAAAGTTGAAAATATCGACGAACCGACTCCTAACGCCGGTGAAATACTGGTGGATATAGCGGCGTGTGGGATCTGTGGATCCGATCTCCACTTTTATACAGAAGGGTTGCACGGAAACGCGGAACTACCCGTAACGCTTGGTCACGAGGTCGGCGGAACGGTTATCGAAACCGGTGAAGATGTCGATATAGAGGTGGGGACAGACGTCGTCCTCAGTCCGCACACTCCCTGTATGGAGTGTTGGTATTGCGAAGACGGGCTTTACAATCTTTGTACGAACCTGAATGCAACCTCCGCGCGGCCGGGTGGGTACGCGGAGAAGGCGGTAGAGAACGCCGACAATGCGATCGTGCTCCCGGAGGGCGTCTCGCCGGAAGATGCGGCGATCGCCCAACCGGTCAGCGTCGGTCTACATGCTGTCCGCGAGTCTCCGTTAGGAATTGGTGACAGTGCAATGGTGGTCGGCGCGGGGCCGATCGGGTTGGGTGTGATCCAGTTCGCGAAGTCAGCGGGCGCGGGCCCGATCTACGTCTCGGAGCCTCAAGAGTCACGTCGGGAGGTCGCAAGGGAGTTCGGAGCAGACGTTGTAATCGATCCGACGGACGAGGATCCAGTCGAACGCGTCCGCGAACAGACTGGAACCGGCGTCGATGTCGCCTTCGAAGCCGTGGGCCATCAGACAACGCTCAATCAAGCCATCGAATCAACGCGAGCAAACGGCCACACTACCGTCATCGGCGTGTTCAGCGACGAGGTCGAGATCTCCCCACAAAGTCTTGTTGGCCATCAGCGGTCGGTGTCGGGATCGACATCTCATCAGTTGGGACCACGAGTCACCAAGGAGTACAACGCGGTACTCCGTCAGCTAGAGACCGGTAAACTTGACGCCGATCAATATGTTACTTCACGTATAGACCTTGAAGACGTCGTCGACAGAGGATTCGAAACACTCCTCAGCGAGGATAGCAAGGAACGCAAAATCCTTGTCTGCCCCTGA
- a CDS encoding NAD(P)/FAD-dependent oxidoreductase yields the protein MSDRRNTHSFLRQASGDRSFRDMIDCRDIEARTTAVTDGGQQDAREHWKLIIAGTGIAGLTAAIYAGRANNDPLVIEGDEPGGQLTLTTDVANYPGFPDGISGPELVNNMKEQAKRFGAELKNGVIAGIDDSSHPFHIEMTNGDVYTADAIIAASGASARTLGIPGEDELMGYGLSTCATCDGAFFRGEDMLIVGGGDAAMEEATFLTKFADTVYIAHRRDEFRAEQYWIDRVYEQVENGDIEIMKNTELIEIHGSQEEGVDRVTLVHNEQGHPTDRIADPETEEFEFDVGAVFFAIGHTPNTEYLEGTGAEIDDEGYLKIKGGDGGDQTETAVPGIFGAGDIVDYYYQQAVTAAGMGSKAALDADKYLEGQDQIADMDTLETMNN from the coding sequence ATGAGCGATCGCCGGAATACTCACAGTTTTCTCCGACAAGCCAGTGGCGACCGGTCATTCCGCGATATGATCGACTGCCGAGACATCGAGGCGAGAACAACCGCGGTCACGGATGGCGGACAGCAGGACGCGAGGGAACACTGGAAACTCATCATCGCTGGCACCGGCATCGCCGGGCTGACGGCCGCGATCTATGCCGGCCGCGCGAACAACGATCCGTTAGTCATCGAAGGCGACGAACCGGGCGGTCAACTCACCCTCACCACGGACGTTGCTAATTACCCCGGCTTCCCGGACGGTATCAGCGGTCCTGAGTTAGTCAACAACATGAAAGAGCAGGCCAAGCGGTTCGGAGCCGAACTGAAAAACGGCGTCATCGCCGGTATCGACGACTCAAGTCATCCGTTCCATATTGAGATGACTAACGGCGACGTCTATACCGCCGACGCCATCATCGCCGCCTCCGGCGCGAGCGCCCGCACGCTGGGCATCCCCGGCGAAGACGAACTCATGGGCTACGGCCTCTCGACGTGTGCGACCTGTGACGGCGCGTTCTTCCGCGGCGAGGACATGCTCATCGTCGGCGGCGGCGACGCCGCCATGGAGGAAGCCACCTTCCTAACGAAGTTCGCCGACACCGTCTACATTGCCCATCGTCGCGACGAGTTCCGCGCCGAACAGTACTGGATCGACCGCGTCTACGAACAGGTCGAGAACGGCGATATTGAGATCATGAAGAACACCGAACTGATCGAAATCCACGGCTCTCAGGAGGAGGGTGTCGACCGCGTCACCCTCGTCCACAACGAGCAGGGCCATCCGACCGATCGAATCGCCGATCCCGAAACCGAGGAGTTCGAGTTCGACGTCGGCGCCGTCTTCTTTGCAATCGGCCACACGCCGAATACGGAGTATCTTGAGGGGACCGGCGCCGAAATAGACGATGAGGGCTACCTCAAAATCAAAGGCGGCGACGGCGGCGATCAGACCGAAACCGCTGTCCCCGGCATCTTCGGCGCCGGCGATATCGTCGACTACTACTATCAACAGGCCGTCACCGCCGCCGGAATGGGCTCAAAAGCCGCACTCGACGCCGACAAATACCTCGAAGGCCAGGATCAGATCGCTGACATGGATACTCTTGAGACGATGAATAACTAA
- a CDS encoding multicopper oxidase family protein, translated as MGNRTETSGPRVSRREVCAVAGITGISALAGCSARNTTPPAAESAKTITDHSSPDLEKWVDELPRPDVVEASGTKNGRPRYEVEMREFERKIHHDLPATTVWGYDGQYPGPTIEAEQGEPIYVRWKNALPDEHLLPEDATIHGDILPYDTTGVRVVTHLHGGNVEAESDGNAQAWFTRDFQETGPEFENKDYYYVNDQPPATLWYHDHSLGITRLNVYAGLAGFYLLRNAHERNLGLPDGEYEIPLVLQDRSFNEDGSLFYPTAVSDEHGGGDGSHPDPSIVPQFYGDTSVVNGTAWPRLSVEPRPYRLRLLNGANSRFYTLKLLRYDESSGETGRDGPPFVQIGNDGGLLSTPIEIDGRLELGSSQRADVVVDFTEYAGETLLLHNDAPAQYRGKLSSADDDIVPLSEIMLVDVSDAGDPRDVDRLPDELTRVPELPVDSVDNERYLTLTSGQTDEYGRRLHLLGTAQAQDGLKITDPVTEEPALGNTEIWSFANHSGMSHPIHLHLVHFQVLGRQPIGDYDPAEDDIEPDALEAPEPYERGWNDVVTVDPGEVVHVIAHFGEYEGLFNDQTGTYMWHCHMIEHEDHDMMRPFRVVPNAAENTDSDSANESRKHDSTGRPRNR; from the coding sequence ATGGGAAACCGCACTGAGACGTCCGGACCGAGAGTATCGCGCCGTGAAGTATGCGCAGTAGCCGGCATCACGGGTATCTCGGCTCTCGCGGGCTGTTCGGCGAGGAATACGACTCCACCGGCAGCCGAGAGCGCAAAGACGATAACGGACCACTCGTCTCCCGACCTCGAAAAGTGGGTCGACGAGCTTCCCCGTCCGGACGTCGTGGAGGCGTCCGGAACGAAGAACGGGCGGCCCCGCTACGAGGTAGAAATGCGCGAGTTCGAGCGGAAGATACACCACGATCTCCCGGCGACGACCGTCTGGGGGTACGACGGTCAGTATCCCGGGCCGACGATCGAAGCCGAGCAGGGCGAACCGATCTACGTCCGGTGGAAGAACGCCCTCCCGGACGAGCATCTCCTGCCCGAAGACGCGACGATCCACGGCGACATACTCCCGTACGATACGACGGGTGTTCGGGTCGTAACGCACCTCCACGGCGGGAACGTCGAAGCCGAGAGCGACGGCAACGCGCAAGCGTGGTTCACTCGGGATTTTCAGGAGACGGGACCCGAATTCGAGAACAAAGACTACTACTACGTGAACGACCAGCCGCCGGCGACGCTGTGGTACCACGACCACTCGCTCGGTATCACGCGCCTAAACGTGTACGCCGGCCTCGCGGGGTTCTATCTGCTGCGGAACGCCCATGAACGGAATCTCGGCCTTCCCGACGGCGAGTATGAGATTCCGCTCGTGCTCCAGGATCGGAGTTTCAACGAGGATGGATCGTTGTTCTATCCGACGGCCGTCTCGGACGAGCACGGCGGCGGAGACGGTTCGCATCCCGATCCGAGTATCGTTCCGCAGTTCTACGGCGACACGTCGGTCGTCAACGGGACGGCCTGGCCCAGGCTGTCCGTCGAACCCAGACCGTACCGGCTCCGGCTGCTCAACGGCGCGAACAGTCGCTTTTATACTCTCAAGCTCCTCCGGTACGACGAGTCGTCGGGCGAGACCGGGCGCGATGGACCGCCGTTCGTCCAGATCGGGAACGACGGCGGTCTCCTCTCGACGCCGATCGAGATCGACGGCCGCCTCGAACTCGGCTCGAGCCAGCGTGCCGACGTCGTCGTCGACTTCACCGAGTACGCCGGAGAGACCCTGCTTCTCCACAACGACGCGCCCGCGCAGTATCGTGGTAAGCTGAGTTCGGCCGACGACGACATCGTACCGCTGTCCGAGATCATGCTCGTGGACGTGAGCGATGCGGGGGATCCACGAGACGTCGATCGACTCCCCGACGAACTGACCCGGGTTCCGGAACTCCCCGTCGATTCGGTCGACAACGAACGATACCTCACGCTCACTAGCGGACAAACCGACGAGTACGGACGGCGGCTACACTTGCTCGGAACGGCCCAAGCGCAGGACGGTCTCAAGATCACCGACCCCGTGACCGAGGAACCCGCGCTCGGCAATACAGAGATCTGGAGTTTCGCTAACCACAGCGGGATGTCCCATCCGATCCATCTCCACCTCGTGCACTTCCAGGTGCTGGGACGACAGCCGATCGGGGACTACGATCCGGCCGAGGATGATATCGAACCGGACGCGCTCGAGGCGCCCGAACCGTACGAACGAGGATGGAACGACGTGGTCACCGTCGACCCAGGCGAGGTAGTCCACGTAATTGCCCACTTCGGGGAGTACGAAGGGCTGTTCAACGATCAAACGGGAACGTACATGTGGCACTGCCACATGATCGAGCACGAAGATCACGACATGATGCGACCGTTCAGAGTCGTGCCGAACGCCGCCGAGAATACCGATAGCGACAGCGCCAACGAGTCTCGAAAGCACGACAGCACTGGACGGCCACGGAATCGGTAG
- a CDS encoding acyl-CoA dehydrogenase family protein, translating into MSLIENALSDEHREFRERAATFADEVIEPEVDRIERGDEFPRAVLEAAGERGLLGILLPEEYGGEGSDFVSYCLAIERIAQASGAVAETIQGHTFAALPIANFGTEAQKAEYLEPMARGNIVGSMLLTEPDAGSSPSKLSTVAEATEDGYLLDGEKAFGTNAGVADVHLIVARKRPAPEEGHGVSAFLAPGVDDREGFTFDRTEFMGMRGHVTGDSTLENVAVDDSAVLGEIGQGFRIAMGTIDMARTGLGAIGTGIATAAFEEAVDYARDREQGGQPVGEYQAVQVLIADMDARLDGARHLVYNSAIAIASRDGSTRQSSKAKYVASDAAEFVTRNAIQVHGGKGYRTDLPLERYYRDAKILSIIGGTTEIQKTTVASEALGL; encoded by the coding sequence ATGAGCCTCATCGAGAACGCGCTTTCCGACGAGCACCGCGAGTTCCGCGAGCGAGCGGCAACGTTCGCGGACGAAGTCATCGAACCGGAAGTCGACCGAATCGAACGAGGAGACGAGTTTCCGCGTGCGGTACTCGAAGCGGCGGGTGAACGAGGGCTGTTGGGGATTTTGCTTCCCGAGGAGTACGGCGGCGAGGGATCGGACTTTGTCTCCTACTGTCTGGCGATCGAACGGATCGCACAGGCGAGCGGTGCCGTCGCCGAGACGATACAGGGACACACGTTCGCGGCGCTTCCCATCGCGAACTTCGGGACGGAGGCCCAGAAGGCGGAATACCTCGAACCCATGGCTCGAGGCAATATCGTCGGCTCGATGCTGCTAACAGAGCCGGACGCCGGGAGTTCGCCGAGCAAGTTATCGACGGTCGCGGAAGCGACCGAAGACGGATACCTCCTCGACGGTGAGAAAGCGTTCGGGACGAACGCCGGCGTCGCGGATGTCCATCTGATCGTTGCGCGAAAGCGACCCGCGCCCGAGGAGGGCCACGGCGTGAGCGCGTTTCTCGCGCCCGGCGTCGACGACCGTGAGGGATTCACGTTCGATCGAACGGAGTTCATGGGTATGCGCGGCCACGTGACGGGCGATTCGACGCTCGAGAATGTCGCCGTCGACGACTCCGCGGTACTCGGGGAGATCGGTCAAGGGTTTCGGATCGCGATGGGAACAATCGACATGGCGAGAACCGGTCTGGGCGCGATCGGGACCGGCATCGCGACCGCCGCCTTCGAGGAGGCCGTCGACTACGCCAGGGATCGCGAACAAGGCGGACAACCAGTCGGCGAATACCAGGCGGTGCAGGTTCTCATCGCCGACATGGACGCGCGACTCGACGGGGCGCGACACCTCGTCTACAATTCAGCAATCGCGATCGCGTCCAGGGACGGGAGTACACGTCAGTCCAGCAAAGCGAAGTACGTCGCGAGCGACGCAGCCGAGTTCGTCACCCGAAACGCAATACAGGTCCACGGGGGCAAAGGGTATCGGACCGATCTGCCGCTCGAGCGGTACTACCGAGATGCGAAAATTCTGAGTATCATCGGTGGGACGACGGAGATTCAAAAGACGACGGTCGCGAGCGAGGCGCTTGGCCTCTAG
- a CDS encoding aldehyde dehydrogenase family protein: MSYTGPTELYIGGEWIAATNGETLTTEDPATEETYAEVAAGSEGDVDRAVEAAAAAVERDGEWRSLEPRERGSYLHVMADAIEDQKEEIVRIESRDNGKTPFEATLDVDMVIDTFRYYAGWTDKIEGDEVPVPGNRLNYTMREPVGVTGHVIPWNYPFQLAGRSLAPALACGNAAILKPSSTTPLSALYYAVAAEDAGIPDGVVNVIPGRGSTAGDRLVEHPDVDHVAFTGSTGVGKGVMERASQNVTGVTLELGGKGPNIIFPDADLDAAAAGCHYGIFMNAGQMCWAGSRLLVHESVHDTVVDRVVERAEATPLGGGIDDDGQMGPTVSEGQQQEVLDYIETGKAEGATVATGGGAPANKERGYFVEPTVFTDVTNDMTIAREEIFGPVLSVIEFADGEEAIQIANDSPYGLMAGIWTSDLKTAHKTAEYLDYGMVTINEYPVTQPQTPFGGFKQSGHGREQGTEALREYTQTKNVNVNLE; the protein is encoded by the coding sequence ATGAGTTACACCGGTCCGACAGAGCTGTATATCGGCGGAGAGTGGATTGCGGCGACGAACGGCGAAACGCTCACGACCGAAGATCCGGCGACCGAAGAGACCTACGCCGAAGTCGCAGCGGGGTCGGAAGGAGACGTCGACCGTGCCGTCGAAGCCGCGGCGGCGGCCGTCGAGCGCGACGGCGAGTGGCGCTCGCTCGAGCCACGAGAACGCGGCTCGTACCTGCACGTGATGGCGGACGCGATCGAAGACCAAAAGGAGGAGATCGTTCGCATCGAGTCCCGGGACAACGGAAAGACACCGTTCGAGGCGACCCTCGACGTCGACATGGTGATCGACACGTTCCGGTACTACGCCGGCTGGACCGACAAGATCGAGGGAGACGAGGTACCGGTCCCCGGAAACCGATTGAACTACACCATGCGCGAACCGGTCGGCGTCACCGGTCATGTGATCCCGTGGAACTATCCCTTTCAGCTCGCTGGGCGGAGTCTCGCACCGGCGCTGGCCTGCGGGAACGCGGCGATCCTCAAGCCGTCCAGTACGACCCCGCTGTCGGCGCTGTACTACGCCGTCGCGGCCGAAGATGCGGGGATTCCCGACGGCGTGGTAAACGTCATCCCCGGTCGCGGGAGCACCGCTGGCGACAGGCTCGTCGAACATCCCGACGTCGACCACGTTGCGTTCACAGGGAGTACGGGCGTCGGCAAAGGCGTCATGGAGCGTGCCTCGCAGAACGTCACCGGCGTGACGCTCGAACTCGGCGGGAAGGGTCCGAACATCATCTTTCCGGACGCGGACCTCGACGCCGCCGCCGCCGGCTGCCACTACGGCATCTTCATGAACGCCGGCCAGATGTGCTGGGCGGGATCGCGACTGCTCGTCCACGAGTCGGTCCACGATACGGTCGTCGATCGCGTCGTCGAACGTGCGGAAGCGACGCCGCTCGGGGGCGGAATCGACGATGACGGGCAGATGGGACCGACGGTCAGCGAGGGTCAGCAGCAGGAAGTCCTTGACTACATCGAGACTGGAAAGGCAGAGGGCGCGACCGTCGCAACGGGCGGCGGCGCCCCCGCGAACAAGGAGCGGGGCTACTTCGTCGAACCGACCGTCTTCACCGACGTGACGAACGACATGACGATCGCCCGGGAGGAGATCTTCGGCCCGGTGCTCTCGGTCATCGAGTTCGCCGACGGGGAGGAAGCCATCCAGATTGCCAACGACTCACCGTACGGGCTGATGGCGGGCATCTGGACGTCCGATCTGAAAACCGCCCACAAGACCGCCGAGTACCTCGACTACGGGATGGTGACGATCAACGAGTACCCCGTGACCCAGCCCCAGACGCCGTTCGGCGGGTTCAAACAGAGCGGCCACGGCCGCGAACAGGGCACCGAGGCGCTCCGCGAGTACACCCAGACGAAAAACGTCAACGTTAATCTCGAATAG
- a CDS encoding thiolase C-terminal domain-containing protein, translated as MRDAYILGAGQSSFGSFSNRTYLSLFDDAFDAAIDSVDGDLSPDAIDEAFLGTLGVGGRQIGLSGPAVTEHVGLHGVPATRIENACAASGYAFRQAVTAVRSGSVDVALAGGYEVMTDASSDHTRWWLGVSGETEWERLSGTTFAGVYAQMASAYMDEYNASVEDLSRVAVKNHGNGARNPKAHLGFECSLEDAVSAPTVADPLNLYHCCPTTDGASAVLVASEDVAREHADALVRVAGSGASSGRVGLFQRGSLTSIPASVRAGEDAYEEAGIEPSDLDFAEVHDCFAIAELLAYEDLGFCDRGEAGRLLREGVTGPDGELPTNTSGGLKSKGHPIGATGTGQIVEAFDQLRGEAHVQVDDPRYGLTHNVGGSGGGVTVHVFEKEEVIA; from the coding sequence ATGCGAGACGCATACATCCTGGGAGCTGGACAGTCGTCGTTCGGGTCGTTCTCGAATCGAACGTACCTCTCGCTGTTCGATGACGCGTTCGACGCGGCGATCGACAGCGTCGACGGGGATCTCTCACCGGACGCGATCGACGAGGCGTTCCTCGGGACGCTCGGCGTGGGCGGCCGACAGATCGGCCTCTCCGGACCGGCGGTGACCGAACACGTCGGACTCCACGGCGTGCCAGCGACTCGAATCGAAAACGCCTGCGCCGCGAGCGGCTACGCGTTTCGGCAAGCGGTGACCGCGGTCCGTTCGGGGTCGGTCGACGTCGCGCTGGCCGGCGGCTATGAAGTGATGACCGACGCGAGCTCCGATCACACCCGCTGGTGGCTCGGCGTCAGCGGCGAGACCGAGTGGGAGCGCCTGAGCGGCACGACCTTCGCGGGTGTCTACGCGCAGATGGCCAGCGCGTACATGGACGAATACAACGCCTCCGTCGAGGACCTGAGCCGCGTCGCAGTGAAAAACCACGGCAACGGTGCGCGGAATCCGAAGGCCCACCTTGGCTTCGAGTGCTCGCTCGAAGACGCGGTTTCCGCACCGACAGTCGCGGACCCGCTCAACCTCTATCACTGCTGTCCGACGACCGACGGCGCCAGCGCGGTCCTCGTCGCGAGCGAGGACGTCGCTCGAGAGCACGCGGACGCGCTGGTTCGTGTCGCGGGCAGCGGCGCCTCGAGCGGTCGCGTCGGTCTTTTTCAGCGCGGCTCGTTGACGTCCATTCCGGCGTCGGTCCGCGCGGGCGAGGACGCCTACGAGGAAGCCGGCATCGAGCCGTCGGACCTCGACTTCGCGGAGGTCCACGACTGCTTCGCGATCGCCGAACTGCTGGCCTACGAGGACCTCGGCTTCTGTGACCGCGGCGAGGCCGGCCGACTGCTCCGGGAAGGAGTCACCGGTCCCGACGGCGAGCTCCCGACGAACACCAGCGGCGGACTGAAGTCGAAGGGACATCCGATCGGCGCGACCGGCACCGGACAGATCGTCGAGGCGTTCGATCAGTTACGCGGTGAGGCGCACGTTCAGGTCGACGACCCCCGATACGGGCTCACGCACAACGTCGGCGGGAGCGGCGGCGGCGTCACCGTTCACGTCTTCGAAAAGGAGGAGGTGATCGCATGA